The following are encoded together in the Bacillus cereus group sp. RP43 genome:
- a CDS encoding amidohydrolase/deacetylase family metallohydrolase, producing the protein MTERFVLRNVKRVNGEEIDIVIENNKIAQVTKAGTGEGGKILDYFGTYVSSGWIDLHVHAFPEFDPYGDEVDEIGVKQGVTTIVDAGSCGADRIADLVQSREQAKTNLFAFLNISRIGLKRIDELSNMEWVDKEKVIEAVEKYKDVIVGLKARMSKSVVCDSGIEPLHVARSLSRETSLPIMVHIGSAPPRIEEVVPLLEKDDVITHYLNGKENNLFDEEGKPLPVLLDAVNRGVHLDVGHGNASFSFKVAEAAKRHDIAFNTISTDIYRKNRIHGPVYSMAHVLSKFLYLGYSLEEVIDAVTKNAAAWLKKPELGRIQEGDIANLTLFTVKDEPITLIDSEGDQRIAERRIDTKGVVINGSFIEC; encoded by the coding sequence ATGACAGAACGATTCGTACTACGTAATGTGAAACGTGTGAACGGGGAAGAGATTGACATTGTAATTGAAAATAATAAAATCGCACAGGTGACGAAAGCTGGTACTGGCGAGGGTGGAAAGATTCTTGATTACTTTGGTACTTACGTATCGAGTGGCTGGATTGATTTGCACGTTCACGCTTTTCCAGAGTTTGATCCGTATGGCGATGAAGTGGATGAAATTGGCGTTAAGCAAGGGGTAACGACAATTGTTGATGCAGGTAGCTGCGGAGCTGATCGTATTGCAGATTTAGTACAAAGTAGAGAGCAGGCAAAAACGAATTTATTTGCCTTTTTAAATATTTCTCGCATCGGTTTGAAACGAATTGATGAATTATCCAATATGGAATGGGTAGATAAAGAGAAGGTAATAGAAGCAGTAGAAAAGTATAAAGATGTAATCGTTGGGTTAAAAGCAAGAATGAGTAAAAGTGTCGTTTGTGATAGCGGAATTGAACCGCTTCATGTAGCGCGTTCTTTATCTCGTGAAACATCATTACCGATTATGGTACATATCGGTTCAGCTCCTCCGCGTATTGAGGAAGTTGTACCTCTTTTAGAAAAAGATGATGTGATTACACATTATTTAAACGGGAAAGAAAATAATTTATTTGATGAAGAAGGCAAACCGCTACCTGTGTTACTAGATGCAGTGAATCGCGGCGTACATTTAGATGTTGGTCACGGTAATGCTAGTTTTTCTTTTAAAGTAGCAGAAGCGGCAAAGCGTCACGATATTGCCTTTAATACAATTAGTACAGATATTTATCGGAAGAATCGTATACACGGTCCAGTGTATAGTATGGCTCACGTTCTTTCGAAATTCCTTTACTTAGGGTATTCGCTGGAAGAAGTGATTGATGCGGTTACGAAAAATGCAGCAGCGTGGCTAAAAAAACCAGAGCTTGGCCGTATTCAAGAAGGAGATATTGCAAACTTAACTTTATTTACGGTGAAAGATGAGCCAATTACGTTAATTGATTCAGAAGGGGATCAGCGCATTGCTGAAAGAAGGATTGATACGAAAGGGGTTGTAATCAATGGGTCATTCATTGAATGCTAA
- a CDS encoding DgaE family pyridoxal phosphate-dependent ammonia lyase, giving the protein MGHSLNAKYGLKRVINASGRMSILGVSAPTDTVMDAMKHGGQNYVEIADLVDKAGDHIARILDSEAAVVVNSASSGIALSIAGIVTEGNRRKSERLHQEVIAKSEVIMLKGHNVQYGAPVETMIYLGGGKLVEVGYANEGKAEHIEDAIGENTAAILYVKSHHAVQKNMISVEEAWEVAQRNNVPLIVDAAAEEDIQKYVKYADLAIYSGSKAIEGPTSGIVGGKRKYIEWLKVQLHCIGRSMKVGKETTFGLLQALDEYGVKEDKSQQEKELLQVLMPLKELNGVNVTIVQDEAGRAIFRARIHINEKELNKSAKDVVTALREGEIAIYTRDYGVRQGFFDIDPRPLQGDDIHVIEEKMREIVGGN; this is encoded by the coding sequence ATGGGTCATTCATTGAATGCTAAGTACGGATTAAAAAGAGTGATTAATGCGAGCGGTAGAATGAGTATTTTAGGTGTATCCGCTCCGACAGATACAGTTATGGATGCGATGAAACATGGTGGACAAAATTATGTGGAAATTGCTGATTTAGTAGATAAAGCAGGAGACCATATTGCGAGAATTCTAGATTCAGAGGCAGCGGTCGTTGTGAATTCAGCATCGAGCGGAATTGCGCTTTCTATCGCTGGTATCGTTACAGAAGGAAATCGCCGTAAAAGTGAAAGACTTCATCAAGAGGTCATCGCGAAAAGCGAAGTGATTATGCTAAAAGGCCATAATGTCCAGTACGGTGCTCCTGTTGAAACGATGATTTACTTAGGTGGCGGTAAACTTGTAGAAGTCGGATACGCAAATGAAGGAAAAGCAGAACATATTGAAGATGCAATCGGTGAAAATACAGCGGCAATTCTGTATGTGAAATCACATCATGCTGTGCAAAAAAATATGATTTCTGTTGAAGAAGCTTGGGAAGTAGCGCAGCGAAATAACGTACCACTTATCGTGGATGCGGCAGCTGAAGAAGATATTCAAAAGTATGTGAAGTATGCAGACCTTGCCATTTATAGCGGTTCAAAAGCGATTGAAGGACCTACTTCTGGTATTGTCGGAGGGAAACGAAAATATATTGAATGGCTGAAAGTGCAATTACATTGCATCGGAAGAAGTATGAAAGTTGGGAAAGAAACAACATTTGGTTTACTTCAAGCGCTCGATGAGTACGGAGTAAAAGAAGATAAGAGCCAGCAAGAAAAAGAATTGTTACAAGTACTTATGCCGCTAAAAGAATTAAACGGTGTAAATGTAACGATCGTTCAAGATGAAGCGGGAAGAGCGATTTTTAGAGCACGTATTCATATTAATGAGAAAGAGTTAAATAAATCAGCGAAAGACGTTGTGACAGCATTACGCGAAGGGGAAATCGCAATTTACACACGTGATTACGGAGTAAGACAAGGATTCTTTGATATCGATCCACGTCCACTTCAAGGCGATGACATACATGTGATTGAAGAAAAAATGAGAGAAATTGTAGGGGGAAACTAA
- a CDS encoding M15 family metallopeptidase — translation MKKWVFISFFIACTVCVGFYISPLFQKEIDVKIVGKDELVKAANTERKEITKEQIYKGDLLLVNKDYPVKKDSIRSDIINVNHNSELVRGYVIFDRNLRLSKDVVKKFLNVVDAAGKESVNHFLISSGYRDFQEQKQLYEKMGSDYALPAGYSEHNLGLSLDVGSTQKKMEKAAEGKWIEENVWKHGFVLRYPKNKSNITGIQYEPWHIRYVGLPHSAIMQKKNFTLEEYLDFLKEEKEISTEVEGKKYTVSYYKISGDMKVNVPANKQYEISGNNMDGVIVTVQE, via the coding sequence ATGAAAAAGTGGGTATTTATTTCTTTTTTTATAGCATGCACAGTATGTGTAGGCTTTTATATATCACCGTTATTTCAAAAGGAAATCGACGTTAAAATTGTCGGAAAAGATGAGCTAGTAAAGGCGGCAAACACCGAGAGGAAAGAGATTACGAAGGAACAAATTTATAAGGGCGATTTATTATTAGTTAACAAAGATTATCCAGTAAAAAAAGATAGTATTAGGTCTGATATTATAAATGTAAATCATAATAGTGAATTAGTGAGAGGCTATGTAATATTTGATAGAAATCTTCGTTTATCAAAGGATGTTGTGAAAAAGTTTTTGAACGTTGTCGATGCGGCTGGAAAAGAAAGTGTTAACCATTTTTTGATTAGTAGTGGCTATAGAGATTTTCAAGAGCAAAAACAGCTATATGAAAAAATGGGATCTGATTATGCGCTTCCAGCAGGATACAGTGAGCATAATTTAGGCCTATCACTGGACGTTGGGTCTACTCAAAAGAAAATGGAGAAAGCTGCTGAAGGAAAATGGATTGAAGAGAACGTATGGAAGCATGGCTTTGTATTACGTTATCCGAAAAATAAAAGTAACATTACTGGAATTCAATATGAGCCATGGCACATCCGTTATGTCGGCCTACCTCATAGCGCAATTATGCAAAAAAAGAATTTCACACTAGAGGAATATTTAGATTTCTTAAAAGAGGAAAAAGAGATTTCGACTGAAGTAGAAGGTAAGAAATATACGGTTTCTTATTATAAAATTTCGGGGGATATGAAAGTGAATGTTCCGGCGAATAAGCAGTATGAAATTTCGGGGAACAATATGGATGGGGTTATTGTGACGGTTCAGGAATAG
- the menB gene encoding 1,4-dihydroxy-2-naphthoyl-CoA synthase: MTIEWVKEGNYEDIIYSTYNGIAKISINRPEVHNAFRPKTVMELINAFAHARDDANVGVIILTGEGGRAFCSGGDQKVRGHGGYVGDDQIPRLNVLDLQRLIRAIPKPVIAMVAGYAIGGGHVLHIVCDLTIAADNAVFGQTGPKVGSFDGGYGAGYLARMVGHKKAREIWYLCRQYSAGEALDMGLVNTVVPLEELEAETVQWAQEILANSPMALRFLKAAFNADTDGLAGIQQLAGDATLLYYTTDEAKEGRDAFKEKRTPDFGQFPRFP; this comes from the coding sequence ATGACTATTGAATGGGTAAAAGAAGGCAATTACGAAGATATTATTTATTCAACATACAATGGCATCGCAAAGATTTCGATTAACCGCCCTGAAGTACATAATGCATTCCGTCCTAAAACGGTAATGGAGTTAATCAATGCTTTTGCACACGCTCGTGATGATGCAAATGTTGGCGTTATCATTTTAACAGGTGAAGGTGGACGTGCATTCTGTTCTGGCGGCGACCAAAAAGTTCGCGGTCATGGTGGATATGTAGGTGACGACCAAATCCCACGTCTAAACGTATTAGACTTACAACGTCTAATTCGCGCAATCCCTAAACCAGTTATCGCAATGGTAGCAGGTTATGCAATCGGTGGAGGACACGTACTTCATATCGTATGTGACTTAACAATCGCTGCAGACAACGCTGTATTCGGACAAACAGGTCCTAAAGTAGGAAGCTTTGACGGTGGATACGGAGCTGGTTACCTAGCTCGTATGGTAGGTCATAAGAAAGCTCGCGAAATTTGGTACCTATGCCGTCAATACAGCGCTGGGGAAGCGCTTGATATGGGCTTAGTAAATACAGTTGTACCATTAGAAGAGCTTGAAGCAGAAACAGTACAATGGGCACAAGAAATCTTAGCAAACAGCCCAATGGCACTTCGTTTCCTAAAAGCTGCATTCAACGCAGACACAGACGGTCTAGCTGGTATTCAACAACTAGCTGGAGATGCAACGTTATTGTACTACACAACTGACGAAGCAAAAGAAGGTCGCGACGCGTTCAAAGAAAAACGCACTCCGGACTTCGGTCAATTCCCTCGTTTCCCGTGA
- a CDS encoding KDGP aldolase family protein, with translation MTNIQKRFYKGRVALNVLANNIRNAKEIFEAAEGYVVVGVLSKDYPTVEEAVTAMKAYGKEIDDAVSIGLGAGDNRQAAVVAEIAKYYPGSHINQVFPSVGATRANLGAKDSWINSLVSPTGKVGYVNISTGPISAAGEEKAIVPIKTAIALVRDMGGNSLKYFPMKGLAHEEEYHAVAKACAEEGFALEPTGGIDKENFETIVRIALEANVEQVIPHVYSSIIDKETGNTKVEDVRELLAVVKKLVDQYA, from the coding sequence ATGACAAACATTCAAAAACGTTTTTATAAAGGCCGCGTAGCATTAAATGTATTAGCGAACAATATCCGAAATGCGAAAGAAATTTTTGAAGCAGCAGAAGGTTATGTAGTAGTAGGTGTATTATCAAAAGATTATCCAACAGTAGAAGAAGCAGTTACAGCGATGAAAGCATACGGAAAAGAAATTGATGACGCTGTATCAATTGGACTTGGAGCTGGAGATAATCGCCAAGCGGCAGTTGTAGCTGAAATTGCGAAGTATTATCCTGGTAGTCATATTAATCAAGTGTTCCCTTCAGTTGGAGCGACACGTGCAAACCTTGGCGCAAAAGATAGCTGGATTAATAGTTTAGTATCCCCTACAGGAAAAGTAGGTTACGTGAATATTTCTACTGGCCCAATTAGTGCAGCTGGAGAAGAAAAAGCAATCGTTCCAATTAAAACAGCGATCGCACTTGTACGTGATATGGGCGGAAATTCATTGAAGTACTTCCCGATGAAAGGTTTAGCTCATGAAGAAGAATATCACGCAGTTGCGAAAGCTTGTGCGGAAGAAGGATTCGCATTAGAGCCAACGGGCGGAATTGATAAAGAAAACTTCGAAACAATTGTACGTATTGCGCTTGAGGCAAATGTAGAGCAAGTTATTCCGCACGTGTACTCTTCTATTATTGATAAAGAAACTGGCAATACGAAAGTAGAAGATGTACGCGAACTATTAGCGGTAGTGAAGAAGTTAGTTGATCAATATGCGTAA
- a CDS encoding HAMP domain-containing sensor histidine kinase produces the protein MANMMKSFRFKMIALFALSMVLAATVTYIIYKGLQLYYKTMVRYEEPLAQFRSMVREFGDINFFLIFFIPLSIIFFFFLTKPYLKYFSEISNGIHHLANGNFTNKVQVSSNDEFGNIAREINVASEKLKEAVERGDFAESSKDQLVVNLAHDLRTPLTSVLGYLDLILKDENLTKEQIKHFSTIAYTKSQRLESLIDELFEITRMNYGMLKLDKKPIDISELLIQLEEELYPLLEKQHLEARLNVDPHLPMHGDGKLLARVFENLLTNAVRYGYDGQFVDMNGYVDNGEVVVQIMNYGDSIPEEDLPYLFDMFYTGDKARTENRGGTGLGLFIAKNIVEQHNGTISAESNVVRTIFEVRLPKDENLTT, from the coding sequence ATGGCTAACATGATGAAAAGCTTTCGTTTTAAAATGATTGCCTTATTTGCATTAAGTATGGTGCTCGCAGCTACTGTAACTTATATAATTTATAAAGGATTGCAGCTGTATTATAAAACGATGGTTCGCTACGAAGAGCCTTTAGCGCAATTTCGGTCAATGGTAAGGGAATTTGGAGACATTAACTTCTTTTTAATTTTCTTTATTCCGCTATCTATTATCTTTTTCTTCTTTTTGACAAAACCGTATTTAAAATACTTTAGTGAAATTTCTAATGGAATTCATCATCTTGCGAACGGTAACTTTACAAATAAAGTTCAAGTTTCATCAAATGATGAGTTTGGAAATATCGCGCGCGAAATAAATGTTGCGAGTGAAAAGTTAAAAGAAGCTGTGGAAAGAGGCGACTTTGCAGAAAGTAGTAAAGATCAGCTTGTTGTAAATTTGGCTCATGATTTAAGAACGCCATTAACATCCGTGTTAGGATATTTAGATTTAATTCTTAAAGATGAGAACTTAACAAAAGAACAAATTAAACATTTTTCCACGATTGCATATACGAAATCGCAAAGGCTGGAAAGTTTAATCGATGAGTTATTTGAAATTACACGTATGAATTATGGCATGCTAAAGCTGGATAAAAAGCCGATTGATATAAGTGAGTTGCTTATACAGTTAGAGGAGGAATTGTATCCGTTATTAGAAAAACAGCATTTAGAAGCTAGATTGAATGTGGATCCTCATTTACCGATGCACGGTGATGGAAAATTGTTAGCTAGAGTATTTGAAAACTTGTTAACAAATGCCGTTCGTTACGGATATGATGGACAATTTGTTGATATGAATGGGTATGTTGATAATGGAGAAGTTGTCGTACAAATTATGAATTACGGAGATAGCATTCCAGAAGAAGATTTACCTTATCTTTTTGATATGTTTTATACAGGTGATAAAGCGAGAACAGAGAACCGTGGCGGGACAGGCCTTGGACTATTTATTGCGAAAAATATTGTCGAGCAACATAACGGTACGATTTCTGCTGAGAGCAATGTAGTTAGAACGATCTTTGAAGTACGATTGCCAAAAGACGAGAATTTAACAACTTAA
- a CDS encoding response regulator transcription factor: protein MKRISILIADDEAEIADLIEIHLEKEGYHVVKAANGEEAVHIIETQSIDLVVLDIMMPKMDGYEVTRQIRAKHHMPIIFLSAKTSDFDKVTGLVLGADDYMTKPFTPIELVARVNAQLRRFFTLNQPKVAESKSALEIGGVVINPERRTVDVYGEQIELTPKEFDILYLLASHPKKVYNVENIFQQVWADDYYEGGNTVMVHIRTLRKKLGEDKRKDKLIKTVWGVGYTFNG from the coding sequence ATGAAGCGGATTTCAATTTTAATCGCTGATGATGAGGCAGAAATTGCTGATTTAATTGAGATACATTTAGAAAAAGAAGGGTACCATGTTGTGAAAGCAGCGAATGGGGAAGAGGCGGTTCATATTATTGAAACGCAGTCAATTGACTTGGTAGTTTTAGATATTATGATGCCGAAAATGGACGGTTATGAGGTGACACGCCAAATTCGTGCGAAACATCATATGCCAATCATTTTCTTAAGTGCGAAAACATCTGATTTTGATAAAGTGACAGGTCTGGTACTAGGCGCAGATGATTATATGACGAAACCTTTCACACCAATAGAATTAGTTGCACGTGTAAATGCACAACTGCGTAGGTTTTTTACGTTAAATCAACCGAAAGTAGCGGAGAGTAAATCTGCTTTAGAAATAGGCGGAGTCGTAATTAATCCTGAGCGCAGGACGGTTGATGTATATGGTGAGCAAATTGAATTAACGCCGAAAGAGTTCGATATTTTATATTTATTAGCGAGTCATCCGAAGAAAGTGTACAATGTGGAAAACATTTTTCAGCAAGTATGGGCAGATGATTATTATGAAGGCGGAAATACAGTAATGGTACATATTCGTACATTACGGAAAAAGCTTGGGGAAGATAAACGAAAGGATAAGTTAATAAAAACAGTATGGGGGGTAGGTTATACTTTCAATGGCTAA
- a CDS encoding o-succinylbenzoate--CoA ligase, which produces METMPNWLMQRAFLTPERTAIEIEDEKVTFMQLHEKVVSVCEHLTHVGVKRGQKVAVLMKNGMEMITVIHALSYVGAVAVLLNTRLSREELLWQMDDAEVVCLVTDQDFEAKAVPIYSFAEVMNGPKAEASIQEEFSLEEAMTIIYTSGTTGKPKGVILTYGNHWASAVGSSLNLGLRDDDCWLACMPMFHVGGLSLLMKNIMYGMRILLVPKYDADFIHKALQTRGVTIISVVSKMLTDLLERLGEGTYPASLRCMLLGGGPAPKPLLETCVAKGIPVYQTYGMTETSSQICTLSADYMLTKVGSAGKPLFQCQLRIEKDGVVVPPHAEGEIVVKGPNVTGGYFNREDATRETIQNGWLHTGDLGYLDEEGFLYVLDRRSDLIISGGENIYPAQIEEVLLSHPAVAEAGVVGMSDDKWGQVPAAFVVKSGEVTEEEILHFCEEKLAKYKVPKKACFLEELPRNASKKLLRRELRQLVEEM; this is translated from the coding sequence ATGGAGACGATGCCGAATTGGTTAATGCAGCGTGCATTTTTAACACCAGAGCGCACTGCAATTGAAATAGAGGACGAAAAGGTTACTTTTATGCAGCTACATGAAAAAGTAGTATCTGTTTGTGAACACCTCACGCATGTAGGAGTGAAGCGTGGGCAAAAGGTGGCTGTTCTGATGAAAAATGGTATGGAGATGATTACAGTGATTCACGCCCTATCTTACGTAGGGGCAGTAGCTGTGCTTTTAAATACGCGTCTTTCAAGAGAAGAGCTACTTTGGCAAATGGATGATGCTGAAGTTGTTTGTTTAGTGACGGATCAAGATTTTGAGGCTAAAGCTGTTCCCATCTATTCATTCGCCGAGGTGATGAATGGACCGAAGGCGGAAGCATCTATACAAGAAGAGTTTTCTTTAGAAGAAGCGATGACGATTATTTATACGTCTGGGACGACAGGGAAACCGAAAGGCGTTATTTTAACATACGGCAATCACTGGGCAAGCGCAGTCGGTTCTTCGCTTAATTTAGGGCTTCGTGATGATGATTGCTGGTTAGCTTGTATGCCGATGTTCCACGTTGGCGGGCTATCTCTTTTAATGAAAAATATTATGTACGGTATGCGCATTTTACTCGTTCCGAAATACGATGCTGATTTTATTCATAAAGCACTTCAAACGAGGGGCGTTACGATCATTTCTGTCGTATCAAAAATGTTAACAGATTTATTAGAGAGACTTGGAGAAGGGACATACCCAGCTTCTTTACGATGCATGTTACTTGGCGGAGGACCAGCGCCGAAACCGTTATTAGAAACGTGTGTGGCAAAAGGAATCCCTGTGTATCAAACGTATGGTATGACAGAAACGTCGTCTCAAATTTGTACGTTATCAGCTGATTACATGTTAACGAAAGTAGGATCAGCTGGAAAGCCACTATTTCAGTGCCAACTTCGTATCGAAAAAGACGGCGTAGTAGTGCCGCCACATGCGGAAGGCGAAATTGTAGTAAAAGGGCCGAATGTAACAGGCGGTTATTTTAACCGTGAAGATGCGACGCGTGAGACAATTCAAAATGGATGGCTTCATACTGGTGACCTCGGTTATTTAGATGAAGAAGGATTTTTATACGTATTAGACCGCCGCAGCGATTTAATTATTTCTGGCGGAGAGAATATATACCCGGCTCAAATTGAAGAAGTGTTACTCTCTCATCCGGCAGTAGCGGAAGCCGGTGTTGTCGGTATGTCTGACGATAAATGGGGACAAGTGCCAGCTGCATTTGTTGTGAAAAGTGGAGAGGTTACAGAAGAAGAAATTCTTCATTTTTGCGAGGAGAAATTAGCGAAATATAAAGTGCCGAAGAAAGCATGTTTCTTAGAGGAATTACCACGTAACGCTTCGAAAAAATTGTTAAGACGAGAGTTAAGACAATTAGTGGAGGAGATGTAG
- the menH gene encoding 2-succinyl-6-hydroxy-2,4-cyclohexadiene-1-carboxylate synthase, protein MNVTLQGVSYEYEVVGSGEPLLLLHGFTGSMETWRSFVPSWSEKFQVILVDIVGHGKTESPEDVAHYDIQNVALRMKELLDHLHIEKAHILGYSMGGRLAITIACLYPEYVRSLLLENCTAGLESEESRKERREKDERLADKIEQEGIRSFVSMWENIPLFETQKRLAQNVKEAVRKERLANNPKGLANSLRGMGTGAQPSWWDELQNLKMPVLLINGEHDEKFFRILKNIEKSIPRAKFVKIDGAGHAIHVEQPEKFDTIVKGFLKTMQ, encoded by the coding sequence ATGAACGTAACGCTGCAAGGTGTATCGTATGAATATGAAGTAGTCGGAAGCGGTGAACCACTTCTACTTCTTCATGGTTTTACGGGAAGCATGGAAACGTGGCGTTCTTTCGTTCCTTCTTGGAGCGAGAAATTTCAAGTTATTTTAGTAGACATTGTTGGGCACGGCAAGACCGAGAGCCCTGAAGATGTTGCGCACTATGATATTCAAAATGTGGCACTGCGAATGAAAGAACTACTAGATCATCTTCATATTGAAAAAGCGCACATACTTGGCTATTCAATGGGAGGTAGACTAGCGATTACGATTGCTTGTTTATATCCAGAATATGTACGTTCTCTTTTATTAGAAAATTGTACAGCTGGACTTGAAAGTGAAGAGTCTAGAAAAGAACGTCGTGAAAAAGATGAACGACTTGCCGATAAAATTGAGCAAGAAGGTATCCGAAGTTTTGTATCGATGTGGGAAAATATTCCGCTATTTGAAACGCAAAAACGTTTAGCGCAAAACGTAAAAGAAGCGGTGCGAAAAGAACGACTTGCTAATAATCCAAAAGGACTTGCAAATAGTCTTCGCGGCATGGGAACAGGGGCTCAGCCCTCATGGTGGGACGAGCTGCAAAACTTAAAAATGCCTGTTCTTTTAATAAACGGGGAGCATGATGAAAAGTTCTTTCGCATATTAAAAAACATTGAAAAATCCATCCCTCGCGCGAAATTTGTCAAAATTGATGGTGCTGGCCATGCAATTCATGTGGAACAACCGGAAAAGTTTGATACAATAGTAAAGGGATTTCTAAAAACTATGCAGTGA
- the menC gene encoding o-succinylbenzoate synthase: MEIKKATLYITEMPLVIPFAASYGTYERRESIVIELEDTDGYLGFGEVVAFSEPWYTEETVKTALHVLQDFLLPDLLRAEISHPNEVPSLFQNIKRNRMAKAGIEGAVWDLYAKRQKKSLATLLGGTRTEIEVGVVIGINTIPVMLKQIEKYAEEGYERFKVKIKPEHDYELLKEIRKEFPNIPLMADANSAYTLADVDKLKRLDEFQLMMIEQPLADYDFLDHAQLQKQIETPICLDESIHSLEDTRVAITLGSCQIVNIKPGRVGGLTESIQIHNYCMEHNIPVWCGGMVEMGISRAQNVALASLPNFTIPGDISASSRHWEQDIIWPEVMLEGGKVMVPQSVDAEYEVDRGRLDEITKQRIVFE, translated from the coding sequence GTGGAAATAAAAAAAGCGACACTGTATATAACGGAAATGCCACTCGTAATTCCGTTTGCTGCAAGCTACGGAACTTACGAAAGGCGTGAGAGTATCGTTATTGAATTAGAGGATACAGACGGGTACCTCGGTTTTGGTGAAGTCGTTGCATTTTCTGAACCGTGGTATACGGAAGAAACGGTGAAGACAGCACTGCATGTACTACAAGATTTTTTATTACCTGACTTATTAAGGGCTGAAATTTCTCATCCGAATGAAGTACCATCTTTGTTCCAAAATATAAAGAGAAACCGAATGGCAAAGGCGGGAATAGAAGGGGCTGTTTGGGATTTATATGCGAAGCGACAAAAGAAGTCATTAGCGACATTACTTGGTGGAACTAGGACTGAAATTGAAGTTGGTGTTGTAATTGGAATAAATACGATTCCGGTTATGTTAAAACAAATTGAGAAGTATGCGGAAGAGGGATACGAGCGTTTTAAAGTGAAAATAAAGCCAGAGCATGACTACGAATTATTGAAAGAAATTCGTAAAGAGTTCCCGAATATCCCGTTAATGGCTGATGCAAATTCAGCGTACACATTGGCTGATGTAGATAAGTTGAAACGACTAGATGAATTTCAACTTATGATGATCGAACAACCGTTAGCGGATTACGATTTTCTTGATCATGCACAGCTGCAAAAGCAAATTGAAACACCAATCTGCTTAGACGAAAGTATTCATAGTTTAGAAGATACGCGCGTTGCGATTACACTTGGCAGTTGCCAAATTGTGAACATTAAACCAGGGCGAGTGGGCGGATTAACAGAATCAATCCAAATCCATAATTATTGCATGGAGCATAACATACCAGTTTGGTGCGGCGGTATGGTGGAGATGGGGATTTCACGAGCGCAAAATGTTGCTCTTGCTTCATTGCCTAACTTTACGATTCCTGGAGATATATCCGCTTCTAGTAGACATTGGGAGCAGGATATTATTTGGCCGGAAGTAATGCTTGAGGGCGGGAAAGTGATGGTGCCGCAAAGTGTTGATGCTGAGTATGAAGTTGACCGCGGGAGACTGGATGAAATCACGAAACAGCGGATTGTTTTTGAGTGA